Below is a window of Tolypothrix bouteillei VB521301 DNA.
TCTAATTAACAACGGATTTCAAAAGACAGAGCTATCAATGCTCCTGAGAAACACATCCTAATTGAGTAAAGGGAAAATGTGTTTTTTAGGATCGTAGTCACCCATAGAACTTATAAATTCATGACTTTAGATACAGGTAAGTGTTTTTAACAAGTGAGATAATGATTATAAATAGTTTTCATTCTGCAAGAAAAAGGCTTAATATATATGGTCATCCGGTTTCCGATAATCGCTGCTACCTTTATAGCTACCAGCCTTAGTGTAGGTACACTTTTTAGCTTTGCTGATTCGGCTTCTGCTCAAAGCACAATCACTTGTGAAAGCCGCAATAATCAGAGGAATACTTGTTCGATCGATACACGAGGTCGTGTTAGGTTTGTTAGGCAATTATCCGATCGTAGTTGTAGGGGAAATTGGGGCTATAGTAGAAACCGTATTTGGGTGAGGAATGGTTGTCGAGCAGAGTTTTCCGTAAGCGAGCCCAGATACGACAGAAATGATAGATACGACAGAAATGGTAGATACGATAGAAATGGTAGATACGATAGAAATGATAGATACGATAGAAATGATAGATACGACAGAAATGATAGATACCGCAGATAGGCAGAACGATGACGTTTTTATAGTATCAGCTTCCCAAATTCGAGCGTCAATTGCATCTTGTTTGTACTCCTTTTGAGTTTGCTGATATTTGAGGTAAGCCCTGAAAGAGTCACTTTGCGATCGCCGACCTATTAAAGTTGGTTGAATTGGTTACAGGTCAAAAATTGCGGTGATAGGTGCGTGGTCAGAACCCGGTTTTCCCCGTCTTAAATTTGGATCGTTGTTGATGGAAGAGAGCGCATTTATAACATCGACATGACTGTCTACTGTTGGTAATTTGCGAGGTTCACCCGGTAGTAGCTCTTGACTGACAAAGATATGATCGATTAGCTCTTTGTTGCTTTGATTAATCCGGGAGTATCGCCGCTCCTCAGAAATTAGAGAAGCTAAGTTAAATAATCTGGTGTCATCTCCTTCATCTAGACGATTAAACCCATTTGTACCTATCTCGCTACCACTTGGACCTTGGAGAATTTGGGTTGTAGCAGCAGATGGGACATCGTTCATATCTCCCAAGACGATCAGACCCTCGGTGCTATTCTTTTCCAATAACTCATTTGCTTTGACACGCAATGCGACAGCTTCTGCTGTTCTCTTTAAAAGTGCCAATCCAGCAACTCGGCTGCGCTCATTTTCATCTGTAGGCGTAAATCGTGGCTGGTTTGCGGTTGAAGGAAAAGTCAACAGTTTAGATTTCAAATGAGCATTGATAAGATGAACGGGAAAATCTACTTTGGGTTTGACAAGAATGCGGAGAGAACCCCGACTCATACGAGTCGTTTCAGTTATGGTATCTTCAGACTCTTGAGAGAGTATTTTGATGAGGCTACCTTCAGGAAAATCTACTATGTCCTCATGCTCCTCAACTTCCAATTTTGAAAGAAAAGCAACACGGATTCCACGCGGATCTGGAAATTCAGATATGCGTGTGTGTGGATAGCGCCCCTGAAGTCGTGCTACAAGATCGTCAAATGCTTCCAAATCACCAATCTCTTGAACAGCCAATACATGAGGATCTAGAGCCAAAATCGCGTCAGCTAAGCTTTTCAGCTTTTGCGTGTACTCTTGTTGGGTTCTGGGACCAAATTCACTGCCAACGCGAAATAAATTCTCTACATTCCAAGTCATGACTTTAAATAATGTCATGTTTTCTCCAGATATTGCAGATAGATTTTGCTATGGAATGGTCTAGTTTATCTAACAGCGGACTTAATCTAAGTAGATGGATGTGAAAAAACCTAACTTTGTAAAGAAGTTGTTAATTGTTAGTAGTTTAGAGAACAGATGAATGAGTAGTGCATCTCAAATCTTACTTTAATTATTGTTTTTATGTTAAAACAATAACAAACAAATGAATTGTTACTGATTTGCTTAGAAAAAGCAAGTGTATTAATACTTTCTTTAGAAGTAGGTCTACAAGCTAGTAATTTTCAGCTATAGCGGAATTAAATCTATTAGACTTCACTCTATTTTGTCACCAGTCTTAAGTTCAGATTAAATCTAAGTAAAAGATTAGGTATTAACTAGACTTAAGGTTAGGTCAATCAGTCGAGCACAAATTACATCGATTCTGGCTGCTACTCGCATCCCAACTTTGGTAAAGCGTTTGTTGTTGGTGTGAATTCGGACGTCTCTAGTAGTGTTGGTAAGGAGTTAGCTTGAACCCCAAATTGCTGAAGCTGCTTTGGGAATGCATAGGTTTCCCCGTTGGGTAAAATAGCCCCTCTTAAGTCCGCACCAGTAAAGTTGGCTTTTCGTAAGTCCGCACCACTTAGGTTAGCACCGCTGAGATTGGCATTAGTAAAGTTGGCTTCTTGCAAGTTCGCATTACTTAAATCCGCCCCACTGAAGCAAACATTTTTTAAAATGGCATTTATGAGAATGGCACTTTTTAGACAGGTATTTGGCAAGAAGCGATCGCTAAGGTTAGCATTGCTCAGGTCAGCACAGTATAGTTGTACTCCCGTGTCAGCAAAATCTTCTAAAAAAGTTGCATTCTTGATTTTCTTGATGATGCGACAGTCGGTTACACTTAAGTTGGCATTGCTTAAGTTGGCGTAGCCCAATTTAGCACCTTTGAGCTTGACATTACTTAGGTTTGCATAACTTAAGTCAGCTAGCTCCAAGTTCAACTCACTTATAAGTTCTGCATCGCTTAAAAAGCGGATCACACGCCCTTTACGTTCTCCATCTTGATTCAGCCTGCGAAGCATTGATAGCGTGCATGCACGGGAAGCATCGAGTAACGCATTGAGCTTGGGGTCTTTAAAGTCTGTTGTTTCTAATTTTTTAGTCATCAACAGTTTCAATTCTTTATCTATCAACAGCTCTGATATATGCTTAAAATAACCAAGCACAGCCTCTTCACGGGAATTGGTATCTACCTGTTCGTGTTCGCTACGTTGAAATTGGTAAAGCACAATCGGAATTGCGAGTGTACCAACTAACCCCAACCAGTCCCAAAGAGTTTTGGCTGATTGTTCGTGCTCAGTTGTCTCTGTAAGCTTGATAATTTTTCCATCTTTAGGATTTATAACTTCCTTTGTTGTCACTGATTTATTCGAGTCCGGTCCAAATCCAATCCAATTAACCCGATATAACTCAGGAAGAATTGCAATAGCTCCAGCAATAGCAAGTCCTATCAAAAGTTTTTGCTTCGTCAGCCAAATTGGCTTCTTCTGATTCTGCGTCTTGTCTGGGTTCATGAGAGATAATTTTAAAAGTATATGGTTATATCCATGATTAAAGTTCCCAATTTCTGACAGATAATATCAAATTTAGTTAATGAGTTATTTAAGCTCACGCAAAGGCGCACTTGTTGCGAAGATCTTCTTAGCATCTTTGCGTGACATAATTTTTATAGAGATTGAGAGCATCCTAATGTAGTGTCAAGAAAAGCTTGATGCAATCCAATAACACTTTGCGTCACTTCATCTGGTTTGTTGGGATGGGGTGCATTGTTAAAGACAGTTGCTAACTCTTCCACCGCACGGTGTGCTAGTGGTATCCATTTGTTCACCCATTGTTGAAGTAACTGTTGATTCTCAGAGCGGTGTTCAATAGCGTATTTCACGAGTGCTTGCGTCCAATCCCGACTTCGCTGACTGTCAAGAGCCAAATCGCCGTTTATATATGTCAGCAGGCGATCGCCATTCAGTTCAGCGAGTTTACCAAGTTCATTCAGCATCAACTCATCATACAAGGGCTTGGCTACCAAATTTAGTCCTGCAAAAGCTTCTCCCCAATCGTATGTGACTAATAATTTTTCTAAAAACTCGCGCATGGGTTGCCAAACAGAGTCTTCTTCCCAAATAAGACGCGTTTTTTCACTAGAAGCCAAATCTGGATTGTGAACTAGGGAAAGTGCTTTTGTGCGGTAAGCACTGCGTTGTATGCGCCTGCATTCATCTGCTCCTTGAAAATGAACCATATTGCTAATATAAGCTGAAGGTGCCATTTGCCCAATATATTGGGCGACCATTTGCAGGACATGAGTGGAAAAACGAGAGGGAATATAAAGCCTTTCTAGAATTTCTACCCAGTTCTTACTCAGATGCGTATCGCTATCTTTGCGCTCAAATTCATCAATTAAATTATCAATGTATGTTTCGCGCTCTTTTTGTTGTTGAATATAGCTGCGATATGTTAATTGAAAAGGATCGCGAAAGTTTTCCCAATCATCCACCTGAAATGGAGAGCCTTCACGGTACTTTAAGTACCAATTGTTAATAGGAACGTTTGGGTCTATTTCAAAAGGAGCTGGTTCGCGTCGAAAATGATAGTGTAGTTTATGAGTAACAATTTCATATTCACTGGGAATTCGTTGTAACTCACCAAACAAGCTCCAAGTACGACGTTTTCTTCTCTGTGACTTTCGTTGACTTGACATGATAATTCTCTAATTTTCTAAATACCAAACAATCTCTTCTTCTCCAGATTTAATGCGTCCTGCAAAAGTCGCTAAAGTATGCTCTAGTTGTGAAAGCGGACAGGAACGACCAAGAATTGCTTCTAAAGTTTTGCGAGTTACTCTGCAATATTTTTCAGTATGAATGCGGATGTAACCTCCACGGTCATCGACATATACAAAAGTATCTGGATTATCACGTTCAATAGCTGCAATCAAGGCTTCTGCTATCTCGCTGTGGCGGATAACAGGACCAACGAGTTTCGTTGACATCATAACATTCCTGAAAAATTAGACTTTAAAAAACGTTTTTTCAGTGTTTTCTCCTTGTGGTATACCAATATAAATTTCATTGCTTTCAACTTTGATTGCATAAGCAAGTAATTGACAATTTTCGGGATTTATACCTTTGCCTGAAGCAGCGTCAAATTTCCACAAATGTGCGCGACATTCGATCTCTTTGCCATCAAAATTCCCCTCACTGAGAGGAATTTTTTGATGGGGACACCTACTTTGATAAGCTTGAAGGTGACCTCCCAAGCAATGTACTAATAAAATATCTTGTCCATCAACTTCGACATCAAGCATTTCGCCTTCCCAAATGTCATCATAGCTAACAACTTTAACCCATTTCATGTTGGGGGTCTCACTCATCGTAAAAAACCTCTATATAATCTTGGGGTTGAATGTTAGCTTGTGCGACTGTTACATGAGATTCAAGCACGCGCTCGTTATGTTTAACTTTCATCGAAGCTTTTTTGGAAGGAAGCCTTTTGCCAATGACATGATGAGCTACTTTCTGAGCCACTACATCCATTGTGTCTGTATTTTCTACGAACGCAAGGATGAGTGCAAAGTCGCCCCGAAATCCTGCCATAAGTGGTATTGTTGCCATAATATTTTTCTTGCTTGACCTGTGATTGGATCTGGAATTCGTCATTCATAATGGCTTATCCAATGGCAAATTCCAAATTATGAACTATCCTTTTATGATGCCCATGTGTATTTATCTGCGTCATCTCCGCATGTTTCCGGCGTCAGACCCATGTAAGCTAACGCCCCTTCTAGCGTGGGAGGCTGTATGTGACCGGAAAGCAAGCGATCTACTATCGATAGATGTCCGGCGTATCGTTCTGGATTTTGTTCAAAAATCCACTGACAAGGTTCGCAGCAGAAATTGTAGACGCGTCCTTTGTAGTTTACTTTCTTTGGTTTCGGTGCTTCAGTTGCTGATGGTAGAATAACTATTGGCAATTGACAAAGGTTGCAGGTGACTGGGAAAGTTTCGGAATAAGTGCGATCGAGGCGATTGTTGCGAATATTTTCGGTAAGTGTATCCCAGTATGGACCAAACTGCTTTTCCCAATTAGGATATTTTGACTGGAGCCATTCACGCTCCGCTTGAGAAACGCCCGCATCTGGATTCCACCACAATGTTGAACGCCAAATCCAAACACCCAAGTGTAGGGCGTGGTGGTACCATTCTAATTCTTCCAGAAATGTCTCCCAGTACCAAGGAAGTTCAAGACCAAAATCGCGGAACTGAGCTACAAATTGCTGAATAATCCATTCTTCCATAAACTCCTTAAAAGACTTCTGGCGATGCTCCAAAGGGGTGTAGTAATCCATTGACAAACCAGTCAGCAGAGCAAAGATACGCCACGATCGCCAAAACATTGTATCAATTAACTTTTGTGGTAAGTCTTTGCCTTGTTTGAGGAGAATCTTTAAAGTAGGTTCACCTTGTTGGGCGTGACGGGATTCGTCTGTTTGAATGCTTGAGATCAGCGCTCCGAATTCAACATCACCTACATTCAGAGCATCTGCAGCCATACCTAAAAACTGCACGTTGGTAAAACCAGTCTCTAGAGTAAACGTTAACTGTATTGCTGTTGCGATCGGATCGGCTGCAGTAAACATATCATCGCACAAGTGACGGGCAGCAATAATTCCCCACTCATTCGTGTGGACTCCTTTATGAGCCCAGTCAAACTGGATGTCTTTATTTAACAGTCCGTGAGCAAACAAAAGCTGGATCTGGGTGTGACGCATTTCGTCAAGGGTTCCAAACAGCGCCATGTTCCGCCACGCCGCCGCCCTCCCAAAGCGGCTCATACGCGCTTCCCCTATGACTGAAAGAATTTCTGGAATCACCATAGCACCGTAATGAGCTTTGAGCGAAGAAACCCAACCAGGATCGAGCTGCTCAAACAATTTGGAGCGATCCAACGCTGTTTTGACCGAATATACGCCCATATCTTTTTCATATTGATTGTGAACGTACTCCCGGTAGGTAATTTTGTAAGACTCGTCCCATACATACCAATCCTTTTCTGGAACTTTATAGTCCCCAGCAATTTCTTCAGGAAACACGCGATCGTAAGTGACATACTTAAAGTTCCAATTCATATCACGAGCCAAATCATACCAATCAGAGCGATTGAGCTTAGGCATAGAAACTAGTTCCCCATTTGTTTAGATTTATGCGCTCAAACTTTTTTCATCAGAAAAATGGGTTTGAAATCTCTAAATTAGACGCTACACATCCTTGATTGCGGTGCTATAGCGCAACTACGAACTTTTTTAATCTACAGTCTAATTTAAGAGAAATGGTCTTATTCCCATATCACCGTAATTTAACCTAAAGTTCTAAAGGCGTACTAATAGCTTTATACTGCTTAATGATTGACAAATAGATGAGTATATGAATGCGTAAAAACTTGAGTCGTTTTCCTTCTATATCCATAAGTGCGAAAATTCAGTTATGCACTTTTTCAGCTAAAAGCTTGCTGAAGAACAACTAAAAACCGTTCCTGCTTGGATGGAACGGTTAAGAAGTTTATCCATTGACCGATCGCAAAATCTCAGCAAAATACATAGATTCTAGCGAACAGCTTAAAACCTGCCACGTGAGGTTTTTTCAATCGCCCGTCACTGCTTGGCGATCGCTTTCTCAGGCAAATTCCTGGGAGGAATTGAACGTCCTTGATAAAATCGCTGCTCCAATTTGCCCAAACTAAACCAAATAGCAGCACCGCCAATAACAGCCAAGGTTAGAGAGCTAATGGTGATGATATTTGCTTGAGGGTAAACAAACATTAGCAAAGGAAGCAGCGCCCAAACTAACCCTGTCACTGCAGCGACTCCCACCCGCAATCGTTGCAAGTTACTTAAAGCCTTGCTACAGCTGGTACATTTCTTTGTGTGAGAGTGGTATCTATCCAGTAAAATTTCCTTGGGCAATGCCGGTGGTAGAGTCGTTTGTGGAAAAGGATCGATACTATATTGATTCACCCAGGAACGCAGCTGGAATACAAACAAATCGGCTTTGGTTGGTAAATAAAATGCTTTGGTAAAGTTAGCACTCCCACCACGTTGTTCTAGATACCGTTCTTGGTGATGTAAGAAAATTTGGTCATCTTCCAACACGCTATTTTGCCCGATGTGAGAGTACCAGCGCGGAGTAAGTTTCAGAAACAGCCCTGGTAATTTTGAGGAAAACTTAAAGGGAAAACGCGCAAATAACCGACATTCTCCCTTCCGTATGGGAGTAGCGTAGACGACGGTCATCGTCCTACCAAATTGTTTGGAAGTGAGGTCATGCCACATCATAGCAGGAGCAATGAAGTTAGTATCCTGGCGACCTAAAGTCCCTTTGCGCGGACCTTCCGCCCAAATTCCTTTAAATCCCCATTTTCCCGATTCTACGATTTCCAACTCTACAGGAGAGACATTGGCTCTGTTACCAACTGTCCGGTGGTGGGTGTAAGGAATATGACTGGTATCGAGGACGTTTTCCATCAAGGTCAGGGCATCATAAGGTATGTCTCGAAAGGTATTGAGGCAAACCCAACCTTCGGGTTCTTCGTCCAAGACGTCAACCACCGGGACTTTGGTGTTAGACGCATTCTCTGGAGAACCGGGATAAACAAACAACAGTCCTTGACGAACTGTGGTAGGAAGTGAAGTGACGCACGCACGTTGAGAAACTTCTGCTTTGTTTCCCGGAGCCTGCTGCGGAATGCGATCGCACTTACCCGTTCCTGAAAATGCCCAGCCATGATAGGGACATTCGAGTAAACCGTCTTCGTTAATTCTCCCCTCGGAAAGTGGAGCTAAGCGATGGGGACATTGGTCTACAAATGCTCGCCACATCTGTTCGTTGTTATCCCACCAAATGACAATATCCCGCTCTAGTAAAGTGAAACGAGTTAGCTGGGATTTGTCTAAATCTTCAATGTAATGGACGGGATACCAAACCTCATGCCAATCAAACCGATCTGGGTCGAGCCCGCCACTGGGGAGTTCTTTTTTGTCTTGAGTTTGAGAAGTGACTGAAAGAGGTGATTCCTCTGACTGGAGAATGCTGCTCGACATGGTGCAATTAACAATATTTTTAATAATTTCTCTACTCAGAATGTAACAATTTTTTAACAAATTGGGTGAGGTAGATTTAAAAAATCAGTCTATGGTTTAAATTAGCATCGGTTAAAGCCAATACATTTCAACATATGGCAGTAGATACGGAAAAACGTGCAGTCGCTAAAATAGCTTTGCGTGAAGCACTCGCTGCTTGTGAATGAGTGGAAGGCTATTTTTGCTCGACAGAAACAGTCTGCAAAGAGAACTTGGAAAGAGAGTTTATTGTCCGGTTTCTGGAAGTTGATGTTTGGTATAGTTTCTTCAGGAGCTATGAATTCAAAAACTGGAGCCATTTCTTTTACGATGAAACGTTCGCCAAAAGGGCGTTTGGAAATTCTTTACCTGGATGAGGAAATGCGAATCACTCGTGGGGTGGAACGAGGAACAGTGTTGGTTTGCGAGCGTAATTAAACTAATTTACTTAATTGGACGCAAAGAGCCAACAACTTGAGCTTTTCCTAATTCTAGAACCAAACGTTGAGCTTGATGTTTGTAGAGTGGGAAAGGCAAGGTTCCTGGTAAATTTTTCATCAAGTTTCTAGCAACATTAAGACTGCATCCTGAAATTCGGGCAATAACATTGGCTCCTTCAAATTTTGCATCTTCTGTTAAAGCTCTGGCAATATGAACTTGCCAGTTTTTTAATGCCAGCCTAGTGTCTCCCTGCTCAACTCGCTGCAAACCATGGCTCGTTGCTAGTACAATCATGCGATCGCCCACTGCTAATCGAATATCTTCAGAAGGCATTAACTTTGGTGTTTCTGCTTCTTTTTGGTAAAGGATGGGAACAACTCCATAACCACAAGTTACGTCAGATAATAATAAACCATTCAGCGTATCATCAAGCTCAATTTGGTACTCTGTAACCAAAATAGTTGTGCGATCGACACGAAACAAATGAGTAATATTTTCTCCAAATGCTGCTCCAGCAAAAACTTCAGATGCTACAGCATTCACGCATAGAATTTGAGCCTTTGGCAAGAGTTCAGCCAAATTATTACTTAACCCTAGCCCTGTGGTACGAACAACCAAATTGCTTTCTGTATTGACATCATAGGTCATGAGACTGACTTCCAAATTCAGCATTTCATCATCAGTCACCACCACAACACTCTTTGCTGTCTTAAGATTTGCCCTAGCAAGAGACTCTGTTAGGGAACCGTTCAGGAGTGGCATTTTTGGCAAAAGAGACGCATCTAAATTTGTATTAAAGGTAATGCCAACAAGCGGCTGTTTAAACTCTTGTAAAATCTCTGCAATTCTTTGACCAATTCGCCCAAGCCCTACCACAACTACGTGATTTTTTTGGGGAACAGGTGGACGCCGCTTAATTAACTGAAACCTAGCGGCTAATAGTCTTTCTGTCAAAAAGCTGTAGAATATTCCTATCAGAACTGTACCACTAATTGTCATCCCCAAGCTAATCAGGCGCAACCAAAGAGGAACTGGTTGTGTAAAATCGAATCCTCCAAACAGATCGTTAAATCCTCCTAAGAGCAGCATAACTGAAGTCAAAAAAGCATTTATCAAGCTGATTTTGGGATAGGTTAACCGATAGAGAATAGTACCCAAAAGTAATAAAAAGACTACAATTACTCCACAAATTATACCAACCTGCTTGAGTCTATTTTTATCAGAATTTTGCCAAAATTCAGTTATGCTTTGCTTAAAAATGACCCAACTAAGCTGTTTAATTTTTGTTAAAATATGCTGGGGACTATACCAATTTTTTCTTATTGGTTGCTCCAAATAAGTGAGATTTAGATTTGTTGCTTCAATATAAACAATCGTGTCTCCGGGTATAATGCGTGCATCTAATTCCCATTCATCAAATACTTTCGTTGTAGCAGCATCAGATTGATAATGGAGGAGCCGACGGTTGTGAGTGTTCAGATCGTATAACAAACGGTTGTTGCACCAAGTGTCTGTTGACGAGATAACGCGTTTTACCACCCGCAACCACTGTCCTTCTAAATTAAATAATCCTAATGTCTCTGTACCAAGAGCAGCAAGGGCAAAGGCTGGAGCAGGTAACTGCGTAGGCTCAAAAGCAGTAAAGTTTTTTAAATGTTCGCTCAGTAACTCATTGAGATTTCTTTTTGAAGAACGGACAACTATACGAGTTTTGGGATTTAGCTTTCGTACTGCTAAAGCTGTCTCTGCATTCACTAGCTCGCTATTAGTGACTATAAGAGCTGCTCTGCACTGTAGAATTTGGGCTTGCTCCAAAACACTTGAGTGACGGCAATCACCTACGATCAAATTATCCAACAAATCTGGAAGTTGAGAAATTTCCCACTCTTGAGGCAGCTGTTTGTCTATAGCAATTACGCTCACTTCAAACAACTTCAGGGCAACAACACAATGTTGTCCCAAACTACCCAACCCACAAACCAAAAACCGATCTAACAGCACTTCGGTCTTTGCCACTCAGTGAAAAAATATTATATCACTGTCTTAAAAATAGGGAGTAGGGAGTAGGGCTATATTTCGCGTGACAACACCCTAGGTGGAGCTGTCTAAAAAGGTATTCCCAGGCGAGCCTGGTAACGAGGTGGGGGCGTCTGACCTTACCTTCTTGGTAACTCGATCGCAGGAATCGATGTGACAGGAGATTTTTCTGCGCTTCGCGATCGCGTGACGGAAGCCTTAAAGAATTTCCAAAGTAAAGGTATGGTTGTGTCTGATGATGGATATTGGAAAAAGAGCGATCGATATGCTTCTAAATTTTGACTCTCTCCGACGTAAACGTGCGGAGATTCCTTAGGAAGTTCTGCCGTATTTCCTAAGTATCCGGCTGTCAGCCTTTGTATACTCACCTAAATAACTTTATCAACCATTTCGGTTGTAGTTGGAGAAAAAGTACGTAAAAAAGATTTAAGTTGTGACCACCATAACTCGGCGGGGATTAAAATCAGGAGAGTATGGAGATAAACACAGGACTTTCGCACCTACAGATTCAATCATTGGTTCGATTGATGCTAGTTTATGTGCCGATAAATTATCCATAACTACTACTGCTCCCGGATAGGGGATTAATTTCTCTAATAAATATCATATAATCTCGTGCTTAAGTTCATTTGTCCGAATATATCTTACTATATATTTGTGTAATTAATTCTGTCCAACTACTTATGCAACCACAGTTGCTAGCCTGGGAGATTGCCGTTTTCCGTTCAACAGGAGATAAATAACTCATCAACTTGATACCAATCGTGTTGACTATGCATAAACAGCGTCAGACTTGTTGGCTAAACGACCATCTTCCATGTAAACAATGCGATCGGCAATATCTAAAATTCGGTAAATTGTTAGATTAGAGCGTCATCAGTCACTCGTCACTTGTCATTAGTGCATTGCAATTTACCAACGATCGATGACTATCTCATCCTAAAATTATTGACACCTATCCTACTTAAAAAATGTCTGCAGGATCGGCAGACTGTAATTTCCGCATCGCAACTGCACCGGATGCAATACACATTACCAGCGTCATAGCGAATACAAGCACGGCGCGATTCATTGACATCTGAACGGGAAGTAACGTGGCTTGAGCGATTAACCCATACAACCCAAATGAAATTGTATAACCTGGAACAAAGCCCAAAATTGCCAGAATTAATGCTTCTTGAAGTAGGACGCCGATCAGATAGCGATCGCTATATCCCATCGCTTTAAGCGTGGCGTATTCCGGTAAGTGATCGGACACATCTGAGTAAAGAATTTGATAGACGATAACGGTTCCTACCAGAAAACCGACGATCGTGCCAAAGCCAAAAATCACACCGATCGGGCTAACCTGACTCCAGTAATTTCGTTCTCGCTGAATATATTCCTCCTTCGTGAGAACCAGCACATCAGCAGGTAGTTTTGCTCTCAAAGTGGCTTGCACCCGTGCAATATTGACACCGGGTTTCAGGGAAATGGCACCAATATCAATTTCATCCGGTTGGCGTTCCGGAAATAGCCGCAGAAATGTAGAATCACTCACAATCAAATTGCCATCGGCTGAAAAGGATGCTCCCATCGCGAACACACCGACCACTTGAATATTAAAGTTGTTGAGTTGAACGGTTAGCGAGGGTGATTGTTGCAGCACCCTTGCAATATTGCCTAAATCGGGTCGAGCCGCTCGATCGAACAGGGCATAATTCAACATCTTGAGGAGATCGAATTTAACTTTCGCATCAGGTACTTCCATTGCAGGATTACTAGGGTTGAAACCATACACCTGCACCTGCCAAAAGGTTCGATTGTCGGGATTGCGCCATTGTCCAATCCCGGTGTATAGAGCATTCACCGAAGCAACGCCATCAGTGGCAAGAGATTGAAACAGTCGGGCGCGAGGAAAGGGTCTAATTGTGTTGATATTATCTGAGATGGCATTGGTTAAAAACAAATCACCACGCAATCGATAATGCATTCCTGTAGCAGAAACATAAGCAGATTCCATCAGTCCTAATTGGAAAAAGATAAGAATATCGGCAAAGGCAATACCTGAAATTGCTACCAGCAGACGAGTTGGTTCTCGTCTAACTTGCAACCATGCCAGGGGTATTTTACGAAGGAATTTACGCAGCATCGTGAATTAGGGTTGAATACGAACCTGTACTTGTAAATTGGTTAAACTAGCCACTCGTTTGCTAGAGTTTTTATCCAGACGGATTCTCACATCTACTACCCGCCCATCGAGATTTTCTCCTGGTTGGTTACTAAAAACTTCTTGCCGATCCACTTGCAGCCCAATCAGTTGGACTGTTCCTCGCAATTCTCCAGGAAAGGCTTCACTGGTAATAGTTGCTAATTGACCTGTGCGAACTCGATCGATATCAGTCTGGTAAATTTCTGCCACCACTTCCATTTGCTCGGTAAAACCTACATCCACAA
It encodes the following:
- a CDS encoding DUF3011 domain-containing protein encodes the protein MVIRFPIIAATFIATSLSVGTLFSFADSASAQSTITCESRNNQRNTCSIDTRGRVRFVRQLSDRSCRGNWGYSRNRIWVRNGCRAEFSVSEPRYDRNDRYDRNGRYDRNGRYDRNDRYDRNDRYDRNDRYRR
- a CDS encoding endonuclease/exonuclease/phosphatase family protein; amino-acid sequence: MTLFKVMTWNVENLFRVGSEFGPRTQQEYTQKLKSLADAILALDPHVLAVQEIGDLEAFDDLVARLQGRYPHTRISEFPDPRGIRVAFLSKLEVEEHEDIVDFPEGSLIKILSQESEDTITETTRMSRGSLRILVKPKVDFPVHLINAHLKSKLLTFPSTANQPRFTPTDENERSRVAGLALLKRTAEAVALRVKANELLEKNSTEGLIVLGDMNDVPSAATTQILQGPSGSEIGTNGFNRLDEGDDTRLFNLASLISEERRYSRINQSNKELIDHIFVSQELLPGEPRKLPTVDSHVDVINALSSINNDPNLRRGKPGSDHAPITAIFDL
- a CDS encoding pentapeptide repeat-containing protein produces the protein MNPDKTQNQKKPIWLTKQKLLIGLAIAGAIAILPELYRVNWIGFGPDSNKSVTTKEVINPKDGKIIKLTETTEHEQSAKTLWDWLGLVGTLAIPIVLYQFQRSEHEQVDTNSREEAVLGYFKHISELLIDKELKLLMTKKLETTDFKDPKLNALLDASRACTLSMLRRLNQDGERKGRVIRFLSDAELISELNLELADLSYANLSNVKLKGAKLGYANLSNANLSVTDCRIIKKIKNATFLEDFADTGVQLYCADLSNANLSDRFLPNTCLKSAILINAILKNVCFSGADLSNANLQEANFTNANLSGANLSGADLRKANFTGADLRGAILPNGETYAFPKQLQQFGVQANSLPTLLETSEFTPTTNALPKLGCE
- a CDS encoding aromatic/alkene monooxygenase hydroxylase subunit beta — its product is MSSQRKSQRRKRRTWSLFGELQRIPSEYEIVTHKLHYHFRREPAPFEIDPNVPINNWYLKYREGSPFQVDDWENFRDPFQLTYRSYIQQQKERETYIDNLIDEFERKDSDTHLSKNWVEILERLYIPSRFSTHVLQMVAQYIGQMAPSAYISNMVHFQGADECRRIQRSAYRTKALSLVHNPDLASSEKTRLIWEEDSVWQPMREFLEKLLVTYDWGEAFAGLNLVAKPLYDELMLNELGKLAELNGDRLLTYINGDLALDSQRSRDWTQALVKYAIEHRSENQQLLQQWVNKWIPLAHRAVEELATVFNNAPHPNKPDEVTQSVIGLHQAFLDTTLGCSQSL
- a CDS encoding MmoB/DmpM family protein, with protein sequence MMSTKLVGPVIRHSEIAEALIAAIERDNPDTFVYVDDRGGYIRIHTEKYCRVTRKTLEAILGRSCPLSQLEHTLATFAGRIKSGEEEIVWYLEN
- a CDS encoding Rieske 2Fe-2S domain-containing protein gives rise to the protein MSETPNMKWVKVVSYDDIWEGEMLDVEVDGQDILLVHCLGGHLQAYQSRCPHQKIPLSEGNFDGKEIECRAHLWKFDAASGKGINPENCQLLAYAIKVESNEIYIGIPQGENTEKTFFKV
- a CDS encoding toluene-4-monooxygenase system B family protein; translation: MATIPLMAGFRGDFALILAFVENTDTMDVVAQKVAHHVIGKRLPSKKASMKVKHNERVLESHVTVAQANIQPQDYIEVFYDE